From one Natronorubrum sediminis genomic stretch:
- a CDS encoding DUF5790 family protein — translation MSQATLGDDEELFGEAANEMREDVESSLEDAWDALPAADEIWETDADNVLGVLNGLKTALDVGDAEDHLRDAKKWFTMGQRADAFEDADDLEEEIETLEEAIGDIADAGEQVGDLTSTIPALRGTLEDAGPAGDDEKDEE, via the coding sequence ATGAGTCAAGCGACGCTCGGCGACGACGAGGAACTGTTCGGTGAAGCGGCCAACGAGATGCGCGAAGACGTGGAATCCTCACTCGAGGACGCCTGGGACGCCCTTCCAGCGGCGGACGAGATCTGGGAAACCGACGCGGACAACGTATTGGGCGTACTCAACGGCCTCAAAACCGCACTCGACGTCGGTGACGCCGAGGACCACCTTCGTGACGCCAAAAAGTGGTTCACGATGGGCCAGCGAGCGGACGCCTTCGAGGACGCCGACGACCTCGAGGAGGAAATCGAGACGCTCGAGGAAGCCATCGGGGACATCGCCGATGCGGGCGAGCAAGTCGGCGACCTCACCTCGACCATTCCGGCCCTCCGTGGCACGCTCGAGGATGCTGGTCCCGCTGGCGACGACGAGAAAGACGAAGAGTAA
- the azf gene encoding NAD-dependent glucose-6-phosphate dehydrogenase Azf, with translation MAQSVLLTGAAGRVGEAILEGLADEHEWRLLDRDPPTEDHPGEFVVADITEGDTVREAMEGIDVVLHLAGDPRKTAPWESVLTNNIDGTQTVFEAAIDAGVEKVAFASSNHAVGHYETDERTPEMYRTHDDYLLDGTELPRPGNLYGVSKVAGESLGRYYHDEYGLSVVNVRIGNLTEGHPPIDYERGQAMWLSYRDCAHLFDRCIRADYDYEIVYGISDNDRKYYSLERAKDVLGYEPQDNSARHDD, from the coding sequence ATGGCACAGTCGGTCCTGCTTACTGGGGCTGCGGGGCGGGTCGGAGAGGCCATCCTCGAGGGCCTCGCGGACGAACACGAGTGGCGGTTGTTAGATCGTGACCCGCCGACGGAAGACCATCCCGGCGAGTTCGTCGTCGCGGACATCACCGAGGGCGATACCGTCCGCGAGGCGATGGAAGGTATCGACGTCGTGCTCCACCTCGCGGGCGACCCTCGTAAGACCGCGCCCTGGGAGAGCGTCCTGACGAACAATATCGACGGCACGCAGACGGTCTTCGAGGCCGCCATCGACGCCGGCGTCGAGAAGGTCGCATTCGCTTCCTCGAATCACGCCGTCGGCCACTACGAGACCGACGAGCGGACGCCCGAGATGTATCGGACGCACGACGATTACTTACTCGACGGGACGGAACTCCCCCGCCCCGGGAACCTCTACGGCGTCTCGAAGGTCGCGGGAGAATCCCTCGGTCGGTACTACCACGACGAGTACGGTCTCTCGGTCGTCAACGTCCGCATCGGCAACCTCACGGAGGGTCACCCGCCGATCGACTACGAGCGTGGACAGGCGATGTGGCTCTCCTATCGCGACTGTGCACACCTCTTCGATCGCTGTATTCGGGCCGACTACGACTACGAAATCGTCTACGGCATCTCCGACAATGACCGGAAGTACTACTCGCTCGAGCGAGCGAAGGACGTCCTCGGCTACGAGCCACAGGACAATTCGGCGCGTCACGACGACTGA
- a CDS encoding creatininase family protein translates to MDLRDATWTDVRDCETNLAVVPVGSTEQHGPHAPLGTDVITAEAVTDAGLEKTDLEVVRAPAIPIGIAEEHRQFPGTMWVSEDTFRDYVRESIESLAHHGLERVVVVNGHGGNVDALRALGGRLTRSGDAYAVPFTWFEAVGDHSSDMGHGGPLETALLRHCAPDLVREDRLEEAQDGRADGWGEWQSHANLAYDAAEFTENGVVGDPEAGDEVRGEELLELAAASLADLLEAVAERDISRPERR, encoded by the coding sequence ATGGACTTACGTGACGCGACGTGGACCGACGTTCGCGACTGCGAGACGAATCTCGCGGTCGTCCCCGTCGGCAGCACGGAACAACACGGCCCCCACGCCCCCCTCGGAACTGACGTGATCACCGCGGAGGCCGTCACCGACGCCGGCCTCGAGAAAACCGATCTCGAGGTCGTCCGTGCGCCGGCGATCCCGATCGGGATCGCCGAGGAACACCGCCAATTCCCCGGGACAATGTGGGTGTCCGAGGACACGTTCCGAGACTACGTCCGCGAATCGATCGAGAGCCTCGCCCACCACGGTCTCGAGCGAGTCGTGGTGGTCAACGGCCACGGCGGTAACGTCGACGCGCTGCGAGCGCTCGGCGGTCGACTCACCCGAAGCGGCGACGCGTACGCCGTCCCGTTCACCTGGTTCGAGGCCGTCGGCGACCACTCGAGCGATATGGGCCACGGCGGGCCACTCGAGACGGCACTCCTTCGCCACTGCGCACCCGACCTCGTTCGCGAGGACCGACTCGAGGAGGCCCAGGACGGCCGCGCCGACGGTTGGGGCGAGTGGCAGAGCCACGCGAATCTAGCCTACGACGCGGCGGAGTTCACGGAAAACGGCGTCGTCGGCGATCCAGAGGCGGGCGACGAGGTACGCGGCGAGGAACTGCTCGAACTGGCCGCAGCGTCGCTCGCGGACCTCCTCGAGGCAGTCGCTGAGCGCGATATCTCGCGGCCAGAACGTCGATAA
- a CDS encoding dihydroneopterin aldolase family protein, which yields MSTDTSPTDAEAACFEAGIKFGTLYHQFAGTPISLESAPSLATAMEDSIENQPHCDRVTVSVRTDELEPALAESAADYTELTGRFLEVEIVVDYEGCEVLTRMEMEDGYPLMRIDSVRGRP from the coding sequence ATGTCGACCGACACGAGCCCCACCGACGCCGAAGCCGCCTGTTTCGAGGCGGGTATCAAGTTCGGAACGCTCTATCACCAGTTCGCCGGCACGCCGATTTCACTCGAGAGCGCACCCAGTCTCGCCACGGCGATGGAAGACTCGATCGAGAACCAACCCCACTGCGACCGCGTCACCGTCTCCGTTCGAACCGACGAACTCGAGCCCGCACTCGCCGAGTCGGCGGCCGACTACACCGAGTTGACGGGTCGGTTTCTCGAGGTGGAGATCGTCGTCGACTATGAGGGCTGTGAGGTCCTGACGCGAATGGAGATGGAAGACGGCTATCCGTTGATGCGCATCGATTCGGTTCGCGGTCGACCCTAG
- a CDS encoding DUF5789 family protein, producing the protein MTDDNRQLGVELGELGDELESADYPLSEDELLERYGDEEIDMEGETATLEELIGPLNEDEYRDYGEVEQAIMNMVGDEAIGRKNYSDRTPPAAGEQRQDEGAPDQDDQEGQESF; encoded by the coding sequence ATGACCGACGACAACCGTCAACTCGGCGTCGAACTCGGGGAACTCGGCGACGAACTCGAGTCCGCGGACTACCCCTTGAGCGAGGACGAACTGCTCGAGCGATACGGCGACGAGGAAATCGACATGGAAGGCGAGACGGCGACGCTCGAGGAACTGATCGGGCCACTCAACGAAGACGAGTACCGAGACTACGGCGAAGTCGAGCAGGCGATCATGAACATGGTCGGCGACGAGGCGATCGGGCGGAAGAACTACAGCGACCGAACGCCCCCTGCCGCGGGCGAGCAGCGCCAGGACGAGGGTGCACCGGATCAGGACGATCAGGAAGGCCAAGAGTCGTTCTAA
- a CDS encoding sensor histidine kinase, which produces MNAGLFPACFDALPFEIALVDTAGTIVYANETWVEFGDVNGNTHDTCWVGENYLRVCRRAEDSTATLVADGIEALLAGTRTHFQLEYPCHSPDEYRWFHLEATPLTHDGERYALLAHVDITTRKQVELQRDTQIEQLKTIVTVLSHDIRNPLAVIQGYAAKLETAEADSDAVDAIQESADRIADMIESILEFARTQSLNDVSRVTVADVARESWAQTATVEASLTIDSSRPFLADESLLHQVFENLFRNAVEHGGRGVTIWVGTTDDGVYVEDDGPGIPASRREKLQANEAGVGTSIGGIGLAIVRAIVTAHDWSFSLEEGREGGTRVEITGIDFLEAT; this is translated from the coding sequence GTGAACGCTGGTCTCTTTCCCGCTTGCTTCGATGCACTGCCCTTCGAAATCGCCCTAGTGGATACAGCAGGTACCATCGTGTACGCGAACGAAACGTGGGTCGAATTCGGCGATGTCAACGGGAACACCCACGATACCTGCTGGGTCGGCGAGAACTATCTTCGCGTTTGTCGCCGGGCCGAGGACTCGACGGCGACGCTGGTGGCAGACGGTATTGAGGCATTGCTGGCCGGAACGCGGACGCACTTCCAACTCGAGTACCCGTGTCACTCCCCCGACGAGTACCGTTGGTTCCACCTCGAAGCGACGCCGCTTACGCACGACGGCGAACGGTACGCACTCCTCGCACACGTCGATATCACGACCCGAAAACAGGTCGAACTCCAGCGGGATACACAGATCGAACAACTGAAAACGATCGTCACGGTACTCTCTCACGACATTCGAAACCCGCTCGCAGTTATTCAGGGATACGCAGCCAAACTCGAGACTGCTGAGGCTGATTCTGACGCGGTCGACGCGATCCAGGAAAGCGCAGATCGGATAGCTGATATGATCGAGTCGATCCTCGAGTTCGCCCGAACACAGAGCCTCAACGACGTCTCTCGGGTTACCGTAGCAGACGTTGCGCGGGAATCATGGGCGCAGACGGCGACCGTCGAGGCGTCGCTGACTATCGACTCGTCGCGTCCGTTCCTCGCCGACGAATCCCTCCTCCACCAAGTGTTCGAAAACCTGTTTCGAAACGCCGTCGAACACGGCGGTCGAGGAGTTACAATTTGGGTTGGGACGACGGACGATGGTGTATACGTCGAAGATGACGGCCCCGGAATTCCTGCGTCCCGGCGCGAGAAATTACAGGCGAACGAGGCGGGAGTAGGGACGAGCATCGGTGGGATTGGTCTCGCAATCGTCCGTGCAATCGTCACCGCACACGACTGGTCGTTCTCGCTCGAGGAGGGCCGAGAGGGTGGAACCCGCGTCGAAATCACTGGAATCGACTTTCTCGAAGCGACCTGA
- a CDS encoding DUF309 domain-containing protein: protein MRDHLRAGAAIYNAGFYHAAHDAWEDYWLDLESGTDDERLLHGLIQFTAAVYHTRERNWEGAVGLATSARAYLSGLPPTYRDVDLESVRAFLVVLESDPELIERRPPIRLVHEGDVPTRDGLGFEPTAIAATVLADELGFDEEPIERARTYARRDLEAGDDGSRFVTLLFDFVREDEHRGIIFQRLTEHVDRREARESDVEGLF from the coding sequence ATGCGCGATCACCTCCGAGCCGGGGCCGCGATCTACAACGCGGGATTCTATCACGCCGCTCACGACGCCTGGGAGGACTACTGGCTCGACCTCGAGTCCGGAACCGACGACGAGCGCCTGCTTCACGGGCTGATCCAGTTCACCGCCGCTGTCTACCACACACGCGAGCGCAACTGGGAGGGTGCCGTGGGGCTCGCGACCAGCGCTCGAGCGTACCTCTCTGGGTTACCACCAACCTATCGAGACGTCGATCTCGAGTCCGTGCGTGCGTTTCTCGTCGTCCTCGAGTCCGACCCCGAACTGATCGAACGTCGACCACCGATTCGACTGGTTCACGAAGGCGACGTTCCGACACGCGATGGGCTTGGCTTCGAGCCGACGGCGATTGCGGCAACCGTCCTCGCGGACGAACTGGGATTCGACGAGGAGCCAATCGAACGGGCGAGAACGTACGCCAGACGCGATCTCGAGGCCGGCGACGACGGGAGTCGATTCGTCACGCTCCTGTTCGATTTCGTTCGCGAGGACGAGCATCGGGGAATCATCTTCCAGCGACTGACGGAGCACGTCGACCGGCGCGAGGCTCGAGAATCTGACGTCGAAGGACTGTTCTGA
- a CDS encoding aldo/keto reductase, translated as MEYTTLGSTGMSVSRIGLGCMSFGTGRDWMLDREESRELIERAIDLGINFFDTANVYSSGDSERILGDVLADYDRDAQVVATKAYAEMDPANTNSSGLSRKAIEQELEASLDRLGMDTIDLYQTHRWDDETPIEETLRALDDAVRRGTVRYVGTSSMWAHQFADALHASDRLDLERFATMQNHYNVFYREEEREMLPLCRKEGVGVIPWSPLARGVGARPLGELESTTRGQTDEYLEQIPYLDGGGEEINERIQELAAEKGVTMAQISLAWLLHKEWVDAPIVGTTSIDHLEEAVEALEIDLTASDMSYLEEPYEPLPIAGHE; from the coding sequence ATGGAGTACACGACGCTCGGGTCGACCGGCATGTCCGTCAGTCGGATCGGCCTCGGCTGCATGAGTTTCGGGACCGGTCGAGACTGGATGCTCGACCGAGAGGAGAGTAGGGAACTCATCGAACGGGCGATCGACCTCGGGATCAACTTCTTCGACACGGCGAACGTCTACTCGTCGGGCGACTCCGAACGTATTCTGGGTGACGTGCTCGCAGACTACGACCGGGACGCACAGGTCGTCGCGACGAAGGCGTACGCCGAGATGGACCCCGCGAATACCAACTCGAGTGGCCTCTCGCGAAAGGCCATCGAGCAGGAACTCGAGGCGAGTCTGGATCGACTCGGGATGGACACGATCGATCTCTACCAGACCCACCGCTGGGACGACGAGACGCCCATCGAGGAAACCCTTCGGGCGCTCGACGACGCCGTTCGTCGGGGGACGGTGCGGTACGTCGGCACCTCCTCGATGTGGGCCCACCAGTTCGCCGACGCGTTGCACGCGAGCGACCGCCTCGACCTCGAGCGATTCGCGACGATGCAAAATCACTACAACGTCTTCTACCGCGAGGAAGAACGCGAGATGCTCCCCCTCTGTCGAAAAGAAGGCGTCGGCGTCATCCCGTGGTCGCCGCTGGCTCGCGGCGTCGGGGCCCGTCCGCTCGGAGAGCTCGAGTCGACGACGCGCGGGCAAACCGACGAGTACCTCGAACAGATTCCGTACCTCGACGGCGGCGGCGAGGAGATCAACGAGCGAATTCAGGAACTCGCCGCCGAGAAGGGCGTCACGATGGCCCAGATCTCACTGGCTTGGTTACTCCACAAAGAATGGGTCGACGCCCCCATCGTCGGCACGACCAGCATCGACCACCTCGAGGAGGCCGTCGAAGCCCTCGAAATCGACCTGACGGCATCGGATATGAGCTATCTCGAGGAACCGTACGAGCCGTTACCGATCGCCGGCCACGAGTGA
- a CDS encoding phosphatase PAP2 family protein, translating into MYRGGDFLEAFHGSLPEWLLILAAFVTRFGDVWVLISMTILASWLLAWKNVSVGPARARDRTTGTESPPGDSASTDGGGVPSAVWLVGVVVGGLAAMTALKYTFLLPRPDLLAPTPALLPAALESTYVSTVTVGGYAFPSGHAFGATVAYGALAMAIPWGARRTRFAVASVVIVAISLSRVVLVVHYPGDIVAGMVIGASYLAAVWWLLERSPVDRQTTAFAVALGLALVAVAVSGGAGRSVTYAALAGGALAGWSIGRPDAVTLRQSTPLRAYHAGSGTLVLAILVGLAIVSDVLTVAWAGALGVLVVAPALILPRQRDA; encoded by the coding sequence ATGTATCGCGGTGGCGATTTCCTCGAGGCGTTCCACGGCTCGCTCCCGGAGTGGCTATTGATTCTCGCCGCGTTCGTGACTCGATTCGGCGACGTCTGGGTTCTCATCTCGATGACGATTCTCGCGTCGTGGCTCCTGGCGTGGAAGAACGTCTCGGTCGGCCCTGCTCGAGCGAGAGACAGAACTACCGGCACGGAATCGCCACCCGGCGACTCGGCGTCGACGGACGGTGGCGGTGTCCCGTCTGCCGTCTGGCTCGTCGGTGTCGTCGTCGGCGGATTAGCCGCCATGACTGCGCTCAAGTACACCTTTCTGTTGCCACGGCCCGATCTACTCGCGCCGACTCCCGCTCTCTTACCCGCTGCGCTCGAGTCGACGTACGTCTCGACGGTGACTGTCGGCGGCTACGCCTTTCCGAGCGGGCACGCCTTCGGGGCCACCGTGGCGTACGGGGCACTCGCGATGGCGATTCCGTGGGGGGCTCGCCGAACCAGATTTGCCGTCGCCAGCGTCGTCATCGTCGCGATCAGCCTCTCGCGAGTCGTACTCGTCGTTCACTACCCGGGCGACATTGTCGCCGGGATGGTTATCGGCGCGAGCTATCTCGCGGCCGTCTGGTGGCTCCTCGAGCGCTCGCCGGTCGATCGGCAGACGACGGCGTTCGCCGTTGCTCTCGGCCTCGCACTCGTCGCGGTCGCCGTTAGCGGTGGTGCGGGCCGGTCGGTGACGTACGCCGCGCTCGCGGGCGGTGCGCTCGCGGGGTGGTCGATCGGTCGCCCGGACGCGGTCACCTTGCGCCAATCGACGCCTCTGCGCGCGTATCACGCCGGGTCCGGGACGCTCGTGCTCGCAATTCTCGTCGGTCTCGCCATCGTCAGTGACGTGCTCACGGTCGCGTGGGCTGGTGCACTCGGTGTGCTCGTCGTTGCACCGGCGCTCATCCTCCCGCGCCAACGGGACGCCTGA